The following DNA comes from Anaerostipes rhamnosivorans.
CTGTGTCAGAGGGAATGGTGGACAGCACTGTCTTTTCTTCCTTCCGCCTGTTTGCCTTTTGTTCTTCAAAGCATCCGTGGGCGGACACGGAAGAAGTGGAATTGGCGAAGCTTTTAGAACAGCCGCTTTTGCTCAGGGAGAAGGGAAGTGCGACCAGAGATGTGCTGGACAGTGTACTTCTCCTTCATGATCTGAAAGCTGAGCCATTCTGGACCAGTGTTAATTCCCAGGTACTCATGCAGGCAGCCATGGAAGGCCTGGGGATCACGGTACTGCCGGAACGCCTGGCGGAGGACGAAGTTTCAAAAGGGAATCTAAAGAAAATCAGGATCAAAGATATCGAGCTGAAGAACGATAATCATATCGTTGTCCACAAGGATAAATACCGAACAGAACCAATGAAAGAATTTATTAATATTTTGTTGAACGGAAATGAAAATAATTGTAATTTGTGATACAATGAAGAATATTTCATGTAAAGGGATGAGGAATTATGACAGACTTATTAATATCATTATTTATTAAAAATAAAGACGACCTGAAAAACCATAAAGTCCGCCAGGCCTATGGAACCATGGGAGGAGCGGTCGGAATTTTCTGCAATGTTCTTTTATTTTCGGGCAAACTGACAGCAGGGATACTGACGGGAGCCATTTCTATCGTCGCGGATGCGTTCAACAATCTGTCTGACGCGGCATCCTCCATCATTACACTGGTGGGATTCCGCATGGCAGGACGCCCCGCAGACAAGGACCACCCATTCGGACACGGAAGGATCGAATATATTTCAGGATTGCTTGTATCTTTAGCGATCCTCCTGATGGGGTTTGAGCTTTTAAAATCCTCTGCAGAGAAGATCTTAAGCCCGGAAGCTATTATGTTCCGTCCACTTTCCATAGGGATCCTTGTCGTGTCGATTTTGGTGAAGTTCTGGATGGCAGGTTTCAATAAAAAGGTCGGCAATCTGATTGATTCAGAGACCATGAAGGCTACAGCCACAGATAGTTTAAGTGACTGCGTGGCCACAACGGCAGTTCTCGGCGGAATGCTCATCTTCCGGTTCGCAGGAATCAATGTGGACGGTTATGTGGGGATCCTTGTAGCTGGATTTGTCATGTGGGCAGGATTCGGAGCAGCCCGGGATACTCTCTCGCCCCTGCTCGGGACAGCACCGGATATTGAACTGGTGGAAGACATACAAAATGAAGTGCTGAATAATGAGCTGATCGTGGGGGTTCATGATATCATTGTACATGACTACGGCCCGGGCCGCCGGATGATCTCACTTCATGCGGAGGTTCCCTATAATGTAGATATTCTGGAGGCCCATGACGTGATCGACAATATTGAATACCGCCTGATGCACAAATTCAACTGCGATGCCACGATCCATATGGATCCGATTGTCACCGATGACAAGGAGACCAATGAGGCAAGAGAACTGGTGGAGCGGATTGTCAATGAGTGCGGAAGTGAGCTGTCCATTCACGATTTCAGGATGGTGGAAGGAAAAACGCACAACAATTTGATTTTTGATCTGGTGGTGCCGTATGAGTACGACCAGGAAGTGGGAGATATCACGACGCATATCAGAAAGGAGATCAGGAAGCATCGGGACAATTACTTTGCAGTGATCAAAGTAGACCGGAGCTATATCTGAGGGAAAATATGAGCGAACAACTGACCAATGACATGAGTGTGGGAAATCCTGCAAAGAAGCTGTTTTTCTTTGCGGTCCCCATTGTGCTGGGGAATCTGTTTCAGCAGCTGTATAACATCATAGATTCCATGGTGGTGGGAAGATTTGTTGGGGCACAGGCGCTGGCGGCAGTCGGTGCCTCCACTGCGATCGTATTTTTATTTGTTGCCGTGGCTACGGGCTCAAGCATCGGATATTCGGTTGTCATATCCCAGCTGTTTGGCGCAAAGGACCATGACCGAATGATGACAGCCATCTATACGGCCCTGATCTCTACCTTTGTGCTGGGCTTTTTATTGATGATCATCGGTGCAGTTGGAACAGAAGCAATCCTGGTGCTCATGAGGACACCGGCAGATATCTATCAGGATGCGGCGGATTATCTGAGGATCTATATGTTCGGTCTTGTATTTTTATTTATGTACAATACTCTGAATGCGGTCTATAACTCCCTTGGTGCCTCAAAGATCCCACTGTATTTTTTAGCAGGATCCTCCGTTTTAAATATTGTTCTGGACTTGTATTTTGTCATTCAGCTTGGAATGGGAGTCACTGGCGTTGCATGGGCGACACTGATCGCACAGGGGCTTGCGGCGGTCATTTCTTTTATCAATCTTCTGTTCCGTCTGAAAGCTATGAAAACGGAAAAAAGGCCGGTGCTTTTTAATTATAAGATTCTTCTCCAGATGGGCAGGATTGCAGTTCCGTCCATGGTACAGCAGTCCATTGTCTCTTTTGGAATGGTGTTTGTCCAGAGCTTGGTCAACAGCTTCGGCTCTGTTGTACTGGCCGGATATACGGCAGCGACAAAGATTGATTCCATCGCCATCATGCCGATGGTGAACGTGGGAAATGCGGTATCCACCTTTACAGCACAGAATATCGGGGCAAAGAAGCCGGAGCGGATCAGAGAAGGGCTGAAAGCCGGAAGACTGATGGCGGCCGGCATTGCTGTTGTGATCACTGCCATTTTGTTTTTTAAAGGAGATGTGCTGGTGGCTCAGTTTGTGGATAAAGCGGTCAATGCCCAAGTCATTGCCGTGGGCGTGGACTATCTCAGAGTGGTTTCCGTGTTCTATGCACTGATGGGGCTTATGAATGTGGTCAATGCAGTCCTCAGGGGAGCAGGCGATGTCGGTGTTTTTATGGCGGGGACCCTGTGTAATTTTGGGTGCAGAGTGGCTTTTGCATATATTCTGGCCCACTTTTTGGGGGCATCCGGAATCTGGTGGTCGATCCCGATCGGATGGGTCGTTGCGTTCATGATCGGAACCATAAGATACCGGAGCGGAAAGTGGAAGGAAAAAGGAATTGTTGAGTGAGGAAAAGATTGTAAAGGATCTGGAAACGAGATATAATAACAAAAAGGTGCCCTTTATAGTATGACATTTTCTACATGATTTCCGTTCGGCTCTTAAAATGCCTCACTCCAATCATGTAGAAAATGGACGTAATGTCTGCTGGAGAAGGGCTTCTGTCAAAAAGGAGCCACTTTTCGAAAGTTATTCACCACTATTGGAGGAGCGCATTTCAAAAGCGCAACGGAAATAGTGGTGAATAACTCATGACATGTTCCACATGATTTCCGTTCAGTTCTTAGAATGCATCACTCCAATCATGTAGAACATGGACGTAGTGTCTGCTGGATAAGGATGACAGTTAAACAGAAGGTGACATACTACCAGTAGAAGAACAGTTGGAGGCAATGAATGATGGAAAATCGCATTAAAATTCACAGAGAAAATTTTGAGTATTTGCCGAAACGGTTTGTAGATAAGATAGAGATGGATCTTGAGTATCTGGTAAAGTCACAAATTCCAGGTTTAAAAGCTGTTTACTTATTCGGAAGCTGCGCGCGTGGAGATTTACGGAGCGGAAGTGACGTGGATTTACTGATACTCACAGAGAAAAAGCTGGAAGACAGGACATTGGCTGCTGATATCAGATGGACTTTGGATGAGGAAATGTCAGGTGTTGCCACAGACGTAGTTTATGCCAATGAGGAATCGATAAAAGAGAATACAGTCTTTAAAAATATTATGAACAGGGATAAAAAATTAATATTGGAGGTGGTTAAATGATAAAAAACAATTATTTGGACATTGCGAAAAATGATCTGGCTTATCTTGAATCTGTTCTTGCCAGCGGTAACACATTTTATAATCAGCTCGCAGTACAGTGCCAACAGGTGGCAGAGAAATATTTAAAAGGATATTTAGAAGCATGTTTTTTGGATGAAGATGTGTCTGATCTATTGAGGAAACATAATATGAAAAAGATCGCATCCAGAATGAATAGCTGGAAACCAGAACTTAGTCTCGATACCGTTGGACTTGCATATTTAACAGATTTTTATTATGATGCAAGGTATCCGGGGGATGATTTTTATACTGTCACAAAAGAAGATTTTGAAAAATGCCAGAGTATTATGTACGACACTATTTCGAAACTTAACGAGCTTCCAATCAATTAGCAAAATAGAATCAGGGGGAGAAGATGCCAATTATATTAAAAGCCTATCAGGATATTTCAAACAAACAGGTGATCGCAAATGTGTTTTCCAATCTGTTGGCAGACCCTGCCGGAGACCGGATAACAAATGATTATGTATTGACTTTGACCGATGAGGAACTAATGATCGAGCAGATCGGATATTCTGAATGGGGTGCTGTGCCGGAAGTCCGTCAGACAAAATGCCTGAAACGGGATAAGATTGAGAATGTCAGGCTGGAAGATGAAAATAAAATTGTGATCAAGACAACAAATGATCCAAAGGAGATGGTATTTCTTTATAAAGCACCGCAGAAAGAGTTTGCACAGAAGCTCTGCCAGGAATTTTTGAAGGAGTGACAAGGGGATACGGCCAAAAGGGAGCAGATATTAGTTTATCTGCTCCCTTTTTCTATTGTTATATTACCATAAAATGACTGTTTTTTCAAGTCTTGTGATCCCATAGCCGCAGCAGTATAATAAGTCTCCAAGCAAAAGGAAGGGGGGCACCTTATGGAAGAAAATATTTATGAACTGCTGACAAAGAAAAAGGAATCTGAGGAACTCCGGGCCATGGAAGTCTGCAATGAGAAGACTTATGAGAAATTTGGGCTGAGTTTGTCACAAGAACAGGCAAAAGAATTGATCGCAGGAAGAAACGCAAGTCTTAAAAAGTATCAACGGGTGGAGTTTGGCAAGGGAATTCTTGACAAACTCATGTATGTATTCTGTGATTCCCAGTATATAGACCAGGGGAATTACGCCCAAGTACTGGAAAGACTCCAGGATATCTTTTACCGTTTTAAAAATGAATCTATGGACCGGTTGACAGATGATGAGTTGCTGGAATTCATGAGGGAGCAGTACGAGAATGTGTGTTTCGGAGATCTGGACTATCTGGAAAATACCTGCCTGGAGAGATTTTCACGGGCTATACGGGCAGGATATGACGGCTGCAGGAAAAGCGGGGGAAAAGGTGAATACGGACAGTTCAGCGAGGAGCAGCGCTGGGACAGTGAACTCTATATGGATGTGCTAAAGGAAATGTTCTGGGAATAAGGGGAAAAGATATAGGAAGGGAGCAGCTATGGAATATCAGTTGGAAGAATTACTTCCGGTTACAGCCGGATTGGCCGAAAAGTTCACGTCAAAGGAAAGCAGTTCTGTCACCTATGAGACAGCACAGATGCTGATGGAGGCAGTGATTTATTGTATCAACGAATGTGAAAGAGACGGAGGCTTCGCGCTGCGGTCCGGTAAGGGGCTTCGTGCCATGGAAGCCTATCAAATAGGGTATGAAAAGGTGGTAAAAAAAGCAAAGAAAGCGAAGGCTGTCTACGACCGCCTGACTGCGGACTTTGAGGACTACGGGTGCAGCAATTACAGGGATACATTGATCATCGGCATGCCGGAATTCTTTCTTCGCTATGACGCCAGATTCTGCCCTCAGGACCACATCCTGACACTGGATTATCCGGCCATGAACAGCAGCAGGGAGGACAGCGGGGTCCGCCTTATTTATGAGTATCTCTGCCATGTGGAAGCAGAGAAGCGGTTTTTAGACTGCTTTGACAGACGGGCAGTAACAGATCTGATGAGAAACCTAGAAGAGAAGCAGGAGATCTATTATATGGGCAATATCTGTTCTCTGGTCCTGTTCCAGTCCATTGGATGTTTTGTCACAAAAAAGCAGCTGTCGAACCTGATCCTGACAAGAACAGACACCGAAGAAATACGCAGATTTTTTCTGGATGACACCGTGGAACAAATGGAAGATAAATTGCGGGA
Coding sequences within:
- a CDS encoding cation diffusion facilitator family transporter, whose amino-acid sequence is MTDLLISLFIKNKDDLKNHKVRQAYGTMGGAVGIFCNVLLFSGKLTAGILTGAISIVADAFNNLSDAASSIITLVGFRMAGRPADKDHPFGHGRIEYISGLLVSLAILLMGFELLKSSAEKILSPEAIMFRPLSIGILVVSILVKFWMAGFNKKVGNLIDSETMKATATDSLSDCVATTAVLGGMLIFRFAGINVDGYVGILVAGFVMWAGFGAARDTLSPLLGTAPDIELVEDIQNEVLNNELIVGVHDIIVHDYGPGRRMISLHAEVPYNVDILEAHDVIDNIEYRLMHKFNCDATIHMDPIVTDDKETNEARELVERIVNECGSELSIHDFRMVEGKTHNNLIFDLVVPYEYDQEVGDITTHIRKEIRKHRDNYFAVIKVDRSYI
- a CDS encoding DUF6179 domain-containing protein, translated to MEYQLEELLPVTAGLAEKFTSKESSSVTYETAQMLMEAVIYCINECERDGGFALRSGKGLRAMEAYQIGYEKVVKKAKKAKAVYDRLTADFEDYGCSNYRDTLIIGMPEFFLRYDARFCPQDHILTLDYPAMNSSREDSGVRLIYEYLCHVEAEKRFLDCFDRRAVTDLMRNLEEKQEIYYMGNICSLVLFQSIGCFVTKKQLSNLILTRTDTEEIRRFFLDDTVEQMEDKLREMIGFMVKQAGLSGQQNYFQKEGKEFAVRIHNAIEYDVMDTLFLI
- a CDS encoding MATE family efflux transporter, which produces MSEQLTNDMSVGNPAKKLFFFAVPIVLGNLFQQLYNIIDSMVVGRFVGAQALAAVGASTAIVFLFVAVATGSSIGYSVVISQLFGAKDHDRMMTAIYTALISTFVLGFLLMIIGAVGTEAILVLMRTPADIYQDAADYLRIYMFGLVFLFMYNTLNAVYNSLGASKIPLYFLAGSSVLNIVLDLYFVIQLGMGVTGVAWATLIAQGLAAVISFINLLFRLKAMKTEKRPVLFNYKILLQMGRIAVPSMVQQSIVSFGMVFVQSLVNSFGSVVLAGYTAATKIDSIAIMPMVNVGNAVSTFTAQNIGAKKPERIREGLKAGRLMAAGIAVVITAILFFKGDVLVAQFVDKAVNAQVIAVGVDYLRVVSVFYALMGLMNVVNAVLRGAGDVGVFMAGTLCNFGCRVAFAYILAHFLGASGIWWSIPIGWVVAFMIGTIRYRSGKWKEKGIVE
- a CDS encoding DUF6323 family protein; translated protein: MEENIYELLTKKKESEELRAMEVCNEKTYEKFGLSLSQEQAKELIAGRNASLKKYQRVEFGKGILDKLMYVFCDSQYIDQGNYAQVLERLQDIFYRFKNESMDRLTDDELLEFMREQYENVCFGDLDYLENTCLERFSRAIRAGYDGCRKSGGKGEYGQFSEEQRWDSELYMDVLKEMFWE
- a CDS encoding nucleotidyltransferase domain-containing protein encodes the protein MMENRIKIHRENFEYLPKRFVDKIEMDLEYLVKSQIPGLKAVYLFGSCARGDLRSGSDVDLLILTEKKLEDRTLAADIRWTLDEEMSGVATDVVYANEESIKENTVFKNIMNRDKKLILEVVK
- a CDS encoding LysR family transcriptional regulator, which encodes MTIRRLYIFKTVCEEGSITRAAKKLYMTQPAVSHVIHELEEELGTVLFDRISKKVFLNQTGKLFLKKTVRILELYEDLEKGIYDLEKQAVLRVGSSITISNFWLPGAMKQFKEKYPDTPVSVQVNKASDVLSMLQNNEIDLALIEGAVSEGMVDSTVFSSFRLFAFCSSKHPWADTEEVELAKLLEQPLLLREKGSATRDVLDSVLLLHDLKAEPFWTSVNSQVLMQAAMEGLGITVLPERLAEDEVSKGNLKKIRIKDIELKNDNHIVVHKDKYRTEPMKEFINILLNGNENNCNL
- a CDS encoding HEPN domain-containing protein, which encodes MIKNNYLDIAKNDLAYLESVLASGNTFYNQLAVQCQQVAEKYLKGYLEACFLDEDVSDLLRKHNMKKIASRMNSWKPELSLDTVGLAYLTDFYYDARYPGDDFYTVTKEDFEKCQSIMYDTISKLNELPIN